In Pleurodeles waltl isolate 20211129_DDA chromosome 5, aPleWal1.hap1.20221129, whole genome shotgun sequence, one genomic interval encodes:
- the LOC138295351 gene encoding E3 ubiquitin-protein ligase TRIM39-like, with protein MSSDDFTDLKAEVTCCICLDFFRDPVSVECGHNFCRSCLEVCEEGPGGCFPCPHCRRASYKRDLRPNWELGSVVRTVKRLSLSEERRCEAHGQPLRLFCEEDRALACAGCVRLREHQSHCLRPAAEAARVYKEILEEWLGPLSEEMEGLLEAKRRGEQYKSQMKKLEVKKLDIVSEIEGLRYLLKDKEQKLQYIMADIDRVLTQVENTNMVKLSNQVASLSTLIMEMEKKCKEPAWELLRNIKGTLSRCSEVVFQNLKLEVKCYKVVVTLDARTAHRSLRLSEGWKRVTHTTQELLVPNTPKRFTKNSCVLGGKGFASGRHYWEVEVLQDGNAWFIGVMGEPLSRNKGFDWIPDSGVWLVGRVNGDYWARTSPKITKLSLRDCPKKLGVYLDYSLGRLSVFNSDTMEHLYTYLKAPFTVTLFPLFHLYEDADLRLV; from the exons ATGTCCTCCGACGACTTCACGGACCTGAAGGCCGAGGTCACCTGCTGCATCTGCCTGGACTTCTTCCGGGACCCGGTGTCCGTGGAGTGCGGCCACAACTTCTGCCGCTCCTGCCTGGAGGTCTGCGAGGAGGGCCCCGGCGGCTGCTTCCCCTGCCCCCACTGCCGGCGGGCCTCGTACAAGAGGGACCTGCGGCCCAACTGGGAGCTGGGCAGCGTGGTGCGCACGGTGAAGCGGCTCTCCCTGTCCGAGGAGCGCCGCTGCGAGGCGCACGGGCAGCCGCTGCGGCTCTTCTGCGAGGAGGACCGGGCGCTGGCCTGCGCGGGCTGCGTGCGCCTCCGGGAGCACCAGTCCCACTGCCTGCGCCCCGCGGCCGAGGCGGCCAGGGTCTACAAG GAAATACTTGAAGAATGGTTGGGCCCTCTGTCAGAAGAGATGGAAGGCCTGCTGGAGGCCAAACGCAGAGGTGAGCAATATAAATCGCAGATGAAGAAGCTGGAAGTCAAGAAGCTGGACATCGTGTCTGAGATTGAGGGTCTCCGATACCTTCTGAAAGACAAAGAGCAAAAGCTACAGTACATCATGGCAGACATAGACCGAGTTCTTACCCAGGTGGAGAATACAAATATGGTGAAGCTGTCTAATCAGGTTGCCTCCCTCAGCACCCTGATTATGGAGATGGAGAAAAAGTGTAAAGAGCCAGCGTGGGAACTTCTGAGGAACATCAAGGGGACCTTGAGTCGGTGCAGTGAGGTGGTGTTTCAGAATCTAAAACTGGAGGTGAAGTGCTACAAAGTTGTGGTCACCCTTGATGCACGCACAGCACATCGTTCGCTTCGCCTGTCGGAGGGATGGAAGCGTGTGACACACACAACCCAGGAACTGCTTGTTCCAAACACACCCAAAAGATTCACCAAAAACTCCTGCGTGCTGGGGGGCAAGGGGTTCGCGTCAGGGAGGCATTATTGGGAGGTGGAAGTGTTGCAGGATGGAAATGCTTGGTTTATTGGGGTGATGGGAGAGCCTTTGAGCAGGAATAAAGGGTTTGACTGGATTCCTGATAGTGGGGTGTGGCTTGTGGGTAGGGTTAACGGAGACTACTGGGCTCGCACTTCCCCCAAAATAACTAAGTTGTCACTGCGTGACTGTCCGAAGAAGCTGGGAGTGTATCTGGACTACTCACTTGGCAGACTTTCAGTGTTCAATTCTGACACCATGGAGCATCTCTACACATACCTTAAGGCCCCGTTCACCGTCACGCTCTTCCCATTATTTCACCTCTATGAAGACGCCGATCTTCGCCTTGTGTAG